The following coding sequences lie in one Cannabis sativa cultivar Pink pepper isolate KNU-18-1 chromosome 5, ASM2916894v1, whole genome shotgun sequence genomic window:
- the LOC115717567 gene encoding uncharacterized protein LOC115717567: MALPAELNATNYNNCRRDHGRGRSQGRGHGHGQGGGRNGHNSSERNFDHQRNRQHADENVHGNYPQNPEDSCYRCGANGHWSRTCRKMKYLCDLYKIFVKEKENEVNLIKQYDPVNDSTHLDASDFIDNFNDNNESNGCDARENYV; encoded by the coding sequence ATGGCACTTCCAGCAGAATTAAATGCCACAAACTATAATAATTGCAGACGAGATCATGGTCGTGGCCGAAGCCAAGGAAGAGGTCATGGTCATGGCCAAGGAGGTGGACGAAATGGTCATAATTCCTCAGAAAGAAATTTTGACCACCAAAGGAATAGACAACATGCAGATGAGAATGTTCATGGTAACTATCCTCAAAATCCTGAAGATTCATGTTATAGATGTGGTGCAAATGGGCATTGGTCTCGTACATGTCGTAAGATGAAATACCTTTGTGATTTGtataaaatttttgtaaaagaAAAGGAGAATGAAGTGAACTTAATTAAACAATATGATCCTGTGAATGATTCAACTCATCTAGATGCTTCCGACTTCATAGACAATTTCAATGATAATAATGAGTCTAATGGTTGTGATGCCAGAGAAAATTATGTATAA